The following proteins are co-located in the Engraulis encrasicolus isolate BLACKSEA-1 chromosome 2, IST_EnEncr_1.0, whole genome shotgun sequence genome:
- the LOC134465146 gene encoding retinoic acid-induced protein 1, with translation MQSFRERSGGFHGNQHCYQQDSLEYAHLESYSRQHHHHPQHLHPHHPLSQHHQPSHHQHPGQSSRPPSAKDCYGQQGYATYGSSSSSSGGSGSVKKPSSSSSSSYHEGKMSSHHMPAGYGNHLGVPGGYSAQYLSESHHLQQQQKWEDATPQLASYEQDMVGRLDPGGGGSQYLEQSMMGMSQSHCHLPGQSPSAQPAYTSPHHQQQQQSSGSSPLMYPQSHLHYPSQHSQPQPPPSSSSASSAAPPSYPYKGYGMPPGPQYSRQLGNHGGMKPSGYRSQNSYSYQPPPPPPPPPSRSGFEQPQQQQQQQQQQQQSVSLSGMAGSPESMQKYQQHYQHSQTQQGYCMPEIPVRSPEQYYQNCSPSSSHSPARSVGRSPSYSSTPSPLMPNTESFQYSQPPTPINPQSASAAGSSTSSSTSSSSSAGALQDQGMLMPPHSHPSPGVNHQAQAQSYSSSSSTSMKDRFSEKLLSNPSLWSLNALTSQVESISNNVQQLLLSEALMANKKGSKRGAIPKKGEEYRGQLRGLEDPACPDVQQHGGHMPEAYSTPKSMAAELHDAAYTAGSTEEQLDRSYYYCSQSRTPMHVPSSPLMPLNAVSSCSMTTLESHSVYSYASMQSTVLPESDPNLDSRLKTVSSMDADHNSSVQSMSDERSPMSIPAQSPMKQESNSPPDIKRIDSSLKENFEESAWMEKSADEEEKMKTKTSPEQKFKGEILDSGEKQEKWSEDEKSPSLFPKMGTDTSGQSDAYESEDSTYQEVHNKSDPDDSDSTNRSCGLPGESHLLGVNLDSEMKSETFKSEPSPTTEPTQPNAPPSVSSGGDLAEEDQYLPSQEENSEALCLSPCSKQRESEETLSTAEEEGSVQEETQEGEKSVATCQATTEEEVSEEEEHEHEHDQPPPSDDVIDDMAKSQEQSPEHCSRDDSQQQQQQQQPQRYQTAFDNKSDETAVAVAEDAAPQNGERRSSACDLAPQSHTSKLGINPVGEKPTPPPQTRDHIDRSDAKVLEPDSPQLPGKSILHSAPSWANTPPSPQKGDEDMEPGISCPSAVTPSAKPDPVAPAANPPRAFGRKPGRGRRRGMPANIGIRRQLSAEAEGAPTPTQKPDIPPTKSALLSNHMEASHEDMASQTTKHAATENLPSTRMCTRSRSFSGQTPPKPEPKPEPSPPVKNKPDVSPPVKNKPGPKPATIPPVKNKPGPKPGSKPGPKPGSKPGPKPGLKPGPKPGPKPGPKPGGGTAPKGQVGRPKGSVSKLKLLKQAEELQASIVEATAKKAEGGSGSQEGHPEPAVALETPSEVQPPAKDQKSMVLRSRRQAPEKLEKELKEKEIPVVPSKKARDTTKQNAPHEQVTEAADTNRPASPLKEICQIETPDTLQEEKIASPVKRQSTSQSPDTVKRKRGAKADKADAEQASQSPEQPQKEQQEDPKPQKPNTHTPEVSEVTPSVPPQCPTKTKYLPPRKGRGLKYEAMVQKITSNTASKKQPFTIPPECLTEDPISKAVQQVPEQKEELPEESSTTAAEAQKPADDNQTPNKKKRKWSTVESIVEATGALDATSLIINTPRLAKQRAIKNNHEMHLKQRRKRRKGQSPPEELCTVEAEPAVVESMEVVEEVTEAVVAEPQTESLKETQTETQVPVESLTTEQPQHPEPPALPPTPTPTPVPVTSSDQPPTELPSETPAEPPKPRRGRKPSLKKKEAKAASEPSPVPVVPAKRGRKPGPKKKTAEQSSAPKPPVKAVAKTTEAVPLPPPPPPPKPKTKCKKQSTPKVKSSKQETKCNIISTSTPPLQDIKCSFIPYVRIDSSLNAAIVNRPSEETQIAMEIEKSTVEMKPTLTKMIAASSMMLLGPLVNRNLTDRCLKCCLCGMPSNYRDLGDLCGPYYLRTSIPRKTLSWSYKQEFWESRDGAQFKSTPTLPTPPESEKTPETSQAGTSEEHPSHHKKSRRPSRESSHHRSNFRLRLKKLQECLSLRRRGAGDAAAPPTGEEGEGSLLERKQREAEGREHWAHEACVVWTSGVVLVSERLYGLREAAHSASETKCAKCQSEGASVGCSCEGCSQKYHYVCAKESGCLFDEDNFAMRCSKHKVGKQSRP, from the exons ATGCAGTCCTTCAGAGAGCGGAGCGGTGGTTTCCACGGCAACCAGCACTGCTACCAGCAGGACTCTCTTGAGTACGCGCACCTGGAGAGCTACAGCCGA caacaccaccaccacccgcaacATCTACACCCACACCACCCACTCTCGCAACACCACCAGCCcagccaccaccaacaccccggCCAGAGCAG CCGACCCCCCTCGGCGAAAGACTGTTACGGGCAGCAGGGTTACGCGACATacggcagcagcagtagtagtagtggcggCTCTGGTTCAGTAAAGAagccctcctcatcttcctcctcgtcctacCACGAGGGCAAAATGTCCAGCCACCACATGCCGGCGGGGTATGGCAACCACCTGGGGGTTCCCGGGGGCTACTCGGCCCAGTACCTGAGCGAGAGCCACCACCTGCAACAGCAGCAGAAGTGGGAGGATGCGACTCCCCAGCTGGCCTCGTACGAGCAGGACATGGTGGGACGCCTGGAcccgggaggaggag GCTCCCAGTACCTGGAGCAAAGCATGATGGGTATGTCCCAGAGCCACTGCCACCTCCCTGGCCAGTCTCCGTCTGCACAACCTGCCTACACGAGCccccaccatcagcagcagcagcagagctccGGGTCCTCCCCGCTCATGTACCCACAGAGCCACCTGCACTACCCCTCTCAGcactcccagccccagcccccaccGTCCTCCTCCTCAGCTTCCTCTGCAGCTCCCCCCTCCTACCCCTATAAGGGCTACGGCATGCCCCCTGGCCCCCAGTACTCCCGGCAGCTAGGTAACCACGGTGGGATGAAGCCCAGTGGCTACCGATCTCAGAACAGCTACAGCTACCAGcccccaccgccgccaccaccaccaccatcccgaAGTGGATTTGAgcaaccacagcagcagcagcaacagcagcagcagcagcaacagtctgTGTCTTTGTCAGGCATGGCTGGATCCCCCGAGAGCATGCAAAAGTATCAGCAACACTATCAGCACAGCCAGACGCAGCAGGGCTACTGTATGCCCGAGATCCCTGTGCGTTCCCCTGAGCAGTACTACCAGAActgcagccccagctccagccactCCCCAGCGCGGTCCGTAGGGCGTTCCCCTTCCTACAGCTCCACGCCCTCCCCGCTCATGCCCAACACAGAGTCCTTCCAATACAGCCAGCCGCCGACGCCCATCAACCCCCAGTCGGCCTCCGCTGCcggttcctccacctcctcctccacttcctcctcctcttccgctgGTGCTCTGCAGGACCAGGGCATGCTGATGCCCCCGCACAGCCACCCTTCCCCAGGGGTCAaccaccaggcccaggcccagagctacagcagctcctcctccacctccatgaaGGACCGCTTCTCGGAGAAGCTGCTCTCCAACCCCAGCCTGTGGAGCCTCAACGCCCTCACCTCGCAGGTGGAGAGCATCTCCAACAACGTCCAACAGCTGCTCCTGTCCGAGGCTCTCATGGCCAACAAGAAGGGCAGCAAGCGAGGGGCGATTCCGAAAAAGGGAGAGGAGTACAGGGGGCAGCTCAGAGGTCTGGAGGACCCTGCCTGCCCTGATGTTCAGCAGCACGGTGGACACATGCCCGAGGCCTACAGCACTCCCAAGTCAATGGCAGCTGAGCTTCACGATGCAGCCTACACTGCCGGCAGCACGGAGGAGCAACTAGACAGGAGCTACTACTACTGTAGCCAGAGCAGAACTCCCATGCATGTCCCAAGTAGCCCCCTTATGCCTTTGAACGCAGTGTCCTCTTGTTCCATGACCACGCTTGAGAGCCACTCTGTGTATTCTTATGCGAGTATGCAGAGCACAGTGCTCCCTGAGAGTGACCCCAACCTGGACTCGAGACTGAAGACAGTCTCGTCCATGGATGCGGACCACAACAGCTCGGTTCAGAGCATGAGCGACGAGAGATCGCCCATGAGCATCCCGGCGCAGAGTCCCATGAAACAGGAGAGCAACTCCCCACCCGACATCAAGCGCATAGACAGCTCACTGAAGGAGAACTTTGAAGAGTCGGCCTGGATGGAGAAATCAGCTGACGAGGAGGAGAAAATGAAGACCAAGACAAGCCCCGAGCAGAAGTTCAAAGGGGAAATACTGGACAGTGGAGAGAAACAGGAGAAGTGGTCAGAGGATGAGAAGTCCCCGTCCCTCTTTCCCAAGATGGGCACCGACACCTCTGGTCAGAGCGATGCGTACGAGTCAGAGGACAGCACTTATCAGGAGGTGCACAACAAAAGTGATCCAGATGACAGCGACTCCACCAACAGGAGTTGTGGATTACCTGGTGAAAGCCACCTCCTCGGGGTGAATCTAGACTCTGAAATGAAATCAGAGACGTTCAAATCAGAGCCCTCCCCCACTACAGAGCCAACCCAGCCAAATGCGCCGCCATCTGTCTCAAGTGGTGGTGACCTTGCAGAGGAGGATCAATATTTGCCAAGCCAAGAGGAGAATTCCGAGGCTCTATGTCTCTCGCCCTGCAGCAAGCAGAGGGAGAGTGAGGAAACACTTTCAACTgctgaggaggaggggagcgtTCAGGAGGAGACCCAGGAGGGAGAGAAATCTGTTGCCACCTGTCAGGCCACCACCGAAGAGGAGGTaagcgaggaggaggagcatgAGCATGAGCATGACCAGCCTCCACCTTCGGACGACGTCATTGATGACATGGCCAAGTCACAGGAACAGTCACCGGAGCACTGCAGCAGAGACgactcacagcagcagcagcagcagcagcagccgcaaagATATCAAACTGCATTTGACAACAAATCCGACGAGAccgcagtggcagtggcagaggACGCAGCTCCTCAAAATGGCGAAAGGAGGTCAAGCGCTTGTGACCTTGCACCTCAGTCTCACACCTCTAAGCTAGGCATAAACCCTGTTGGGGAGAAACCAACGCCTCCGCCTCAGACGAGGGACCACATCGATCGCAGCGATGCAAAGGTGTTGGAGCCCGACTCCCCCCAGCTGCCGGGCAAATCAATCTTGCACTCTGCGCCATCTTGGGCTAACACCCCACCCTCTCCGCAAAAAGGCGACGAGGACATGGAGCCCGGAATCAGTTGCCCCAGCGCAGTGACCCCCTCGGCCAAGCCAGATCCGGTGGCCCCCGCAGCAAACCCCCCCAGGGCCTTTGGTCGAAAGCCCGGCCGAGGCAGAAGGAGGGGAATGCCAGCAAACATAGGCATCAGAAGGCAGCTCagtgcagaggcagagggagcacCCACGCCCACACAGAAACCCGACATTCCCCCAACTAAAAGCgccctcttgtccaatcacatgGAGGCATCCCATGAGGACATGGCCAGCCAGACAACAAAACACGCGGCCACTGAGAACTTGCCAAGCACCCGCATGTGCACCCGCTCACGCTCCTTCAGCGGACAAACACCTCCCAAGCCTGAACCCAAGCCTGAGCCCAGTCCCCCTGTTAAAAACAAGCCTGACGTTAGTCCCCCTGTTAAAAACAAACCAGGCCCCAAACCTGCCACCATTCCACCTGTTAAAAACAAGCCAGGGCCCAAACCTGGCTCAAAGCCAGGTCCCAAACCTGGCTCCAAGCCAGGCCCAAAGCCTGGCCTCAAACCAGGACCCAAGCCAGGTCCCAAGCCAGGCCCCAAGCCTGGTGGAGGGACAGCCCCCAAGGGACAGGTAGGCCGCCCCAAAGGTTCCGTTTCCAAACTGAAGCTTTTAAAACAAGCGGAGGAACTTCAAGCATCAATAGTCGAGGCCACGGCCAAGAAGGCTGAGGGTGGGTCTGGCTCGCAGGAAGGACACCCAGAGCCAGCAGTCGCATTAGAGACCCCCTCAGAAGTGCAACCACCTGCCAAAGACCAGAAGTCCATGGTGCTTCGATCTCGCAGACAGGCACCTGAGAAACttgagaaggagttgaaagagaaagaaattccTGTCGTACCTTCAAAGAAAGCCAGAGACACGACAAAGCAAAACGCACCTCATGAGCAGGTAACGGAGGCTGCAGACACAAACAGGCCTGCATCTCCCCTGAAAGAGATTTGCCAGATAGAGACACCTGACACACTGCAGGAGGAGAAAATTGCCTCCCCTGTCAAAAGACAATCCACTTCACAGTCCCCAGACACCGTGAAGAGAAAGCGAGGTGCTAAAGCAGACAAGGCCGATGCTGAGCAGGCATCACAGTCACCAGAACAGCCGCAGAAAGAGCAGCAGGAAGACCCAAAGCCCCAGaagccaaacacaca CACCCCCGAGGTCAGTGAGGTAACCCCCAGTGTGCCCCCTCAGTGTCCCACTAAAACCAAGTATCTTCCCCCACGAAAGGGCAGAGGCCTCAAGTATGAAGCCATGGTCCAAAAAATAACATCCAACACTGCCTCCAAAAAGCAGCCCTTCACAATCCCTCCAGAGTGCCTGACAGAGGACCCCATCTCTAAGGCTGTCCAGCAGGTGCCTGAGCAGAAAGAGGAGTTGCCGGAAGAGAGTAGCACCACcgcagca GAGGCCCAGAAACCGGCTGATGACAACCAAACGCCCAATAAGAAGAAGAGAAAATGGTCTACTGTGGAGAGTATTGTGGAAGCAACGGGGGCCTTGGACGCCACATCTCTCATCATCAACACGCCGCGACTGGCCAAACAGAGAGCCATCAAAAACAACCACGAGATGCACCtgaagcagaggaggaagaggaggaaaggccAGTCTCCTCCCGAAGAGCTTTGCACTGTAGAGGCAGAGCCGGCTGTGGTGGAGTCGATGGAGGTTGTGGAGGAGGTGACAGAGGCAGTGGTGGCCGAGCCGCAGACTGAGTCACTAAAggaaacacaaacagaaacacaggtGCCGGTagagtcactgacaacagaacagCCGCAGCATCCCGAACCTCCAGCTctgccacccacacccacacccacacctgtTCCGGTGACAAGCAGCGATCAGCCACCCACGGAGCTGCCATCCGAGACACCAGCGGAGCCACCAAAGCCCCGGAGGGGAAGGAAGCCATCACTGAAGAAGAAAGAGGCAAAGGCAGCGAGCGAGCCTAGTCCTGTACCTGTCGTACCTGCCAAGAGAGGTAGAAAACCCGGCCCTAAAAAGAAGACGGCAGAACAAAGTTCGGCACCGAAGCCTCCTGTGAAAGCTGTGGCAAAAACTACAGAGGCTGtgccgctgccaccaccaccaccaccgcctaaGCCTAAGACAAAATGTAAAAAGCAGAGTACACCCAAAGTAAAATCATCGAAGCAGGAGACAAAATGTAACATTATCTCAACAAGCACACCACCTTTGCAAGATATAAAATGCTCTTTTATTCCGTATGTTCGTATCGACAGCTCTCTGAATGCGGCCATAGTGAACAGGCCGAGTGAGGAGACACAGATCGCGATGGAGATAGAGAAGAGCACTGTAGAAATGAAACCTACTCTCACCAAGATGATAGCTGCATCCTCCATGATGCTCTTGGGTCCTTTAGTCAATAGAAATCTCACAGACAGGTGTCTGAAGTGCTGCCTGTGCGGAATGCCTTCAAACTACAGAGATCTCGGGGACCTGTGCGGACCCTATTACCTCCGTACCAGCATACCACGAAAAACATTGTCCTGGAGCTACAAACAGGAGTTCTGGGAGAGCAGAGACGGAGCACAGTTCAAAAGCACTCCCACTCTGCCTACTCCACCAGAGAGTGAGAAAACACCAGAGACCAGCCAGGCAGGAACAAGTGAGGAGCACCCGAGCCACCACAAAAAGTCCAGGAGGCCGAGTCGAGAGAGCTCACACCATCGGTCGAACTTCAGGCTGAGGCTGAAGAAGCTGCAGGAGTGCCTGAGcctcaggaggagaggagctggggATGCTGCAGCACCGCCTACTGGTGAGGAGGGTGAAGGCAGCCTGCTGGAGAGGAAGCAGAGGGAGGCGGAGGGGAGGGAGCATTGGGCCCATGAGGCATGCGTGGTGTGGACCAGCGGGGTGGTTCTGGTGTCAGAGAGGCTTTACGGGCTGAGGGAAGCTGCTCACTCGGCGAGTGAAACG AAATGTGCTAAGTGCCAGAGTGAGGGGGCATCCGTTGGCTGCAGCTGTGAGGGATGCTCTCAGAAGTACCACTATGTCTGCGCCAAAGAGTCGG GGTGCTTGTTTGACGAGGACAACTTTGCCATGAGGTGTTCAAAACACAAGGTAGGCAAGCAGAGCCGCCCTTAA